One window of Deltaproteobacteria bacterium genomic DNA carries:
- a CDS encoding amidohydrolase, producing MIRLFVLSAFLAFASAVHAQPARSVPELAGLDRVYPTLDALYQDLHRNPELSKHEDKTAAKLAARMREVGFEVTEHVGGTGIVGILRNGNGPTVLVRTDMDALPLKETTGLPYASKVTTKSEGGEVTAVMHACGHDIHMASWVGAATLLSGLKDRWHGTLVFIGQPAEEMVSGANAMVKDGLFTRFPKPDFVLGLHDTSPRRRVRLDALRVGAAREARAGIDRDTHAA from the coding sequence GGTTCATGCCCAACCGGCCAGGTCTGTGCCCGAGCTCGCGGGCCTCGATCGCGTCTATCCAACGCTCGATGCGCTGTACCAGGACCTGCACCGCAATCCTGAATTGTCCAAACACGAGGACAAGACCGCCGCGAAGCTGGCAGCGCGCATGCGCGAGGTCGGGTTCGAAGTCACCGAGCATGTCGGGGGTACCGGCATCGTCGGCATCCTACGCAACGGCAATGGCCCCACCGTGCTCGTGCGCACCGACATGGACGCCTTGCCGCTCAAGGAGACAACCGGGCTTCCGTATGCGAGCAAGGTGACGACCAAGAGCGAAGGAGGCGAAGTCACCGCGGTGATGCACGCGTGCGGACACGACATCCACATGGCGTCGTGGGTTGGCGCCGCGACGCTGCTGTCGGGGCTGAAGGACCGCTGGCATGGAACGCTGGTGTTCATCGGTCAGCCCGCCGAAGAGATGGTGAGCGGCGCCAATGCGATGGTGAAGGACGGTTTGTTCACCCGGTTCCCGAAGCCCGACTTCGTCCTCGGCCTGCACGATACCAGTCCGCGCCGGCGTGTCCGCCTTGACGCTCTCCGTGTTGGAGCTGCTCGGGAGGCGCGAGCAGGGATAGATCGTGACACTCACGCGGCGTGA